A region of the Candidatus Zixiibacteriota bacterium genome:
CCGTCGGTCGATAACGAGCAGCGGGACGAACGGCTCCAGCTAGCAACATCAGGTTACCGACAAACTGATCCGGCTCACCGAACGAGGGTTGAATGAGATCGATACGCTGAGCACGCCGTTCAAGACAGTAGTCGAGCGCCAGTTCAACATCAGTCTTGTCCTTGACGGTCGGAAAGCGTAAAACTTGGGTGCGACCAGCGAGCTTCCTGGGAATTCGCTTCAGGGAGTCAAAATCCCCTATAAGCAGGTCCGGGGCAATTCCGGTCTTACGAAAAAAAGAGTAACCGCCATCGACTGCGATTAGAAACCGTCCATGACAGAGGGCGCGGAACCTGGGCAAATGCTTTTGGCCGTATCGGCCGTGAAGGAAAAGGACAGCATCTCTCACGGAAAACTCTAACTTCGCACGGCGACTGCCGCGGCGCCGAGGAGTGCGGTTTTCTCTTCGATAATAACGCCCACCGGCATGCGGGCCAGGAGCGCCTCCATCTTGCCGCGCTTGACGAACCGCTCCATAAAACGCCCTTTGTCCAATGCCGTAATGATCTGCGGTGCGATCAACCCGCCAATGTAGATGCCGCCCAGCGTCATCCCCTTAAGCGCCAGATTGGCCGCCTCGGATGCATAGCAGTCGATAAAGAGATCAAGGGCGCGACCCGCATGCTCATCGCGGCCGGAAAGCGCCTGCTCGATGATCGCGCCGGCTTTATCATCCGCTTTTTCAAACCAGCCAGCCGGCGTCAATCCCCGCGAGTCGAGGCCAAAATTGTATATCCGTTCTAAACCCCCAAGACTGATGACATCTTCAACTTCCACCTGTCCGCGCTCGGAATAAATGTACTCCCAGAGTTCCACTTCGAGTTGGCTGCCGGGGGCGAAATCGGCGTGTCCTCCCTCGGATGCGTACGGTGTGAAGCTGTCCTGGTCGCGGTATATGAGCGCCTCACCAAGACCGCTACCGGCAGCAATAAGCCCAAGATTGCCGTGGTCAGGGCGAAGCCCCTCGTTGATGACAAAGAACCGGTCCGGCTTGAGTTCCATCAGCCCGTATGCCGTGGCGACAATGTCGTTAAGCAGCTTGACCCGGCCGATGGAGAATCGTGACTCGACGGCGCTGGCGCGAATATGCCAGGGCAGATTGGTAGTGGTAACCTCATTGTTTATCACCGGACCGGCCACACCAAAACACGCAAACGAAATATCCTCTTTGTTCTTCTTGAGATAGAGATTGAGGATCGACTCCAGGTTGGAGAAGTT
Encoded here:
- a CDS encoding thiamine diphosphokinase, with protein sequence MRDAVLFLHGRYGQKHLPRFRALCHGRFLIAVDGGYSFFRKTGIAPDLLIGDFDSLKRIPRKLAGRTQVLRFPTVKDKTDVELALDYCLERRAQRIDLIQPSFGEPDQFVGNLMLLAGAVRPAARYRPTVRILGNDYVVQFVANQTLGIRGGRGDMISVIPISESIVLTSVGTAYDASRLTIRLGESRGLRNSIIAARASIGVAGKALVIQQLRHR
- a CDS encoding glucokinase; this translates as MIAGYISGTRVDLARVKERDGSVVLTGQASFISKNFSNLESILNLYLKKNKEDISFACFGVAGPVINNEVTTTNLPWHIRASAVESRFSIGRVKLLNDIVATAYGLMELKPDRFFVINEGLRPDHGNLGLIAAGSGLGEALIYRDQDSFTPYASEGGHADFAPGSQLEVELWEYIYSERGQVEVEDVISLGGLERIYNFGLDSRGLTPAGWFEKADDKAGAIIEQALSGRDEHAGRALDLFIDCYASEAANLALKGMTLGGIYIGGLIAPQIITALDKGRFMERFVKRGKMEALLARMPVGVIIEEKTALLGAAAVAVRS